ATCGGAGCGGCCGGCGGCGATCACCTGGCCCCACGAGGGGATCGTCGGGTCGCCGAGTTGGAGGAACGACAGCGCCGCCTCGGCGAGGATGTACCCCGGGATGGCGAGCGTCGCGGCGGTGATGACCGTCGAGGAGACGTTCGGGACGAGGTGTCGTCGGATGACGTAGGCGGCGTCCGCGCCGGCACTTTTCGCCGCGAGGACGTACTCCTCCTCCCGGAGCTGGAGCGCCTCCGACCGGACGAGGCGGGCGATGCCGCCCCACGACGTGAGCCCGAAGAGGACGATGAACATGAACAGCGAGCCACCGAAGAGGAACACGAGCAGGAGATACAGGAGGAACGTCGGGAAGGTGAGCTGGATGTCGACGTAACGCATCAACAGCTCGTCGACCGTCCCGCCCGTGTACGCCGCGACCGTCCCGACGGCGGTGCCGATCGAGATCACCAGCAGAGTCGTGATGAGCCCAAGTTTCATGCTCACCTGCATGCCGTAGATCACGAGCACGAGGATGTCCTTGCCGTCGGAGGTGGTCCCCAGCGGGTGGGCGAACGAGCCGTGACAGACACCACCCGAAGCCTCGCCGACGCACTGGATCGGGACCGACGAGTCCACGGTAGTGAACACCGGCGGCTGGTACTGCTGGGCGAGCGCGAGTTCAGGTGCGGGGATGAACACGGGGCCGAGCGTGCCGATCAGGAAGACGACGACGAGGTACGCGAGGCTCACGACGGCGAGGCGGTTCTTCCGGAACTGCCGCCAGTAGTACGCCGTGAGCCGGCGGTTGTCCGAGAGCGGGAGGGCCACGTAAAACACCATCGCGACGAGGGTGAGGAGGAAGAGCCAGTCGAGCTGGCTGACGTCCCAGACGAAGCGATCGCCGAACAGCGGCATCCCCGGTGGGAGCGCAAACGCGACCGTGGCGGCGTTCGGCGGGACGACGAGGTAGTCGTAGGCGAGCGCGACCCCGAGGGCCGCGAGGACGCCGAGCATGCCGAGATCCCGCCGCGAGAGGACCGCGCGGCCGCCGTCCTCGGACCAGTCGATGTCCTCGAACGTCTCGGAAGTCGGACCCCGCTCGCCGCCGTACCCCTGTCGGGAGTCGGTCTCGGTCGCCATCAGCGATCACCGTAGTCGATTCTCGGGTCGAGGACGGTGTACGCGAGGTCCTGAAACAGGTTGCCGACGATGGCGATGAAGACGCCGATGAGCACCGTTCCCAGGACCAACGCGGTGTCCTGTGCGATGATGGCCCGGAACGACAGCTGTCCCAGGCCGGGGATGCCGAAGACGACCTCGACGAGATACGACGCCGCGATGAAGATACCCAGGAGGTCGGAGATGAGGATCGTCACCAGCGGCGGGGAGGCCGGGCGGAGGATGTGGCGGGTGAGGACACGCCACTCGCTCGCGCCCTTGGCGCGGGCGGTCTTGACGAAGTCCGCCTGGACGAACTCCAGCGTCCGTGCGCGCGAGTAGCGCATCAGGCCGGCGATGGTGCCGGTCGTGAGGACGATCACCGGAAGGACCAGCTGCCGGGCCATCGCCAGCGAGAAGAAGGGCACGTCGGGGTCGAAGACGACCGGGAACCAGCCCAACTGGACGCCGAACACCAGCAAGAGGATGATGCCGAACCAGAAGTTCGGGATCGCGAAGCCGAAGAAAGCGAAGAACGTCGCCGCGTAGTCGGTTTTGGTGTACTGGTGCGTCGCCGAGTACAGCCCGATGGAGAGGCCGAGGAGGATCGAGAGGATCGTCGTCGGGACGGAGTAGATGGCGGTGTACGGGAGCGCCGCCCAGATCGCCTCGGTCACCGGTTGCGACCGGCTGTCGGACCACCCCCAGTTGAGTGTCACCATGTTCGTCATGTACGTCGTGTACCGCTCCCAGAGGGGGCGATCGAGCCCTCGCGCCCGTCGGAACGCCTCCCCGGCAGCCTCGGCGTCCCCACCGCTCTGGGCCACCTGAAACTGGAGCTGGGCGGCCTGCTGGTTCGGGGTCGCCGCCAGCAGCCCCCAGGTGACGGAGAGGATGATGAACGTCGCCACGACGGTCCACAGCAGCCGGCGGACGACGTACCACCGCATGCTCATCGTCGGCCCTCTCGCACTGTCACTCGAAGTACCACGTCTGGGCGTCCCAGCCGCTTGCGAAGTCCTCGATCGGTCCCACGACCTGCGAGCGGTAGCCGCCGATCGACGACGACATCGTCACGAAGCCGAAGGGCTGTTCCTCGTTGATGTAGCCGAACGCCTGGCCGAGGAGTTCCCGCCGTTCGTCCTCGTCGACCGTCCGGGAGGCCTCCTCGTAGAGCCCGGCGATATCGCGCTCGGGGACGTAGCCGTAGTAGTTGATGCCGCCGCGCTCCTCGAAGAACGCCTTCGACGACGTCGGCGTGTACGGGTACGTGTTGAATCCGAGGTTCACCGACATGTCCCACGGCTCGGGACTGGTCGAGACGTCGCGCGGGCCGCCGTTGAACTGCCCGCCGGTCCACGGTGCCTCCTCGCCTTCCGGCGGGCTGTTAGTGGCGAACTTCTCGATGAACGACGAGGTTGGGCTGAGCTCCACCGCGATGCCCGCGTTCTGCTGGAACTCCTGGGCGATGAACTCCGCCGTCGTCCGCTCGGTCTGCTGGCCCTGGTCGAAGTACAGCGAGAGCTGGACCTGCTCGCCGTCGCCGTTCTGCAGCGTGTCGCCGTCGTAGCCGTAGTCGGTGTCGGACAGCGCGTCGGCGAGCGCCTGTCGGGTGACCTCGGGGCCGTAGCTCTCGCCGACCCCGTAGTCGGTGATCCGGTCGCCGACGTACCACTTCGTCCACTTCGGCTGCATCGTCTGAGCGACCTGCGCGTAGCCGCGGTAGATGTTCTCCGCGATGGACTGTTTGTCCACCGCGTGCGCCAGTGCCTGCCGGACCGCCTTGCGCCGGAACGGCTCCCAGCCGTTCGCGCGCTGGTTGTACGCGAGCACCGCGACGAACGGCTGGGGCGTGACGTTGAGGTAGACGTCCTCGAGGTCCTGGAACTGGTTCGCCTTGTTCGGTGGGATGCCGGCGGTCGTGACGTCGCCCCGACGGAGCGCCCCGAGCCGAGCGCTCTCCTCTTTGATCACCCGGACGATCCGCCGGTCGAAGTACGGCGCGTCGGCCCACTCGTCGGCGAAGCCGTCGGGGATGCCACCGAGCCCCGAGAAGTCGAGTTCGCCGTTCTGCGCCAGCTCCCGCATGTAGTAGTCCTCGTTGCGCGTCACGACGAACTGCGACTCGCGGTCCCACGTCTCGTAGCTGTACGGCCCGAGGTTGCCGCTGTACGCGAGCGTGTTGACCTCCTCGTCCTGCTGGAGCCCCTCCACGTCGCCCGAGGGAGCGTACTTCTCGAGGATCCCCCTGGGCATACAGTTCTGTCCCCACAACACCGGTTTGAACGGGAACGACGGGTCGACCTCCGGCAGCGAGAGCGTGAAGGTGAGGTCGCCGGTCTGTTCGACCGGAATGGGCTCGCCGTCGCGGATCCAGTCGTCGGCGTTTGGGTAGCCCGACCAGTTGTCCGGGTCCTGAAACACCTCCTGGATCAGGTAGACCCAGTCGTCGGCGGTCATCTGCCCGTAGCCGGCACCCCACTGGAGGTTGTCGCGGAGCTGGACCTCGTAGACGCGGCCGTCCTCGGTGGAGATGTCGGCCCAGAGCGGGAACACCTCCTGTTCGGGCGTGATGACCCAGGTGGCGTCGAGCGTGAGCCCGATGAAACTGCCCGACGTCTGGTCGGCGATCGAGATCCAGTTGAGCGAGGAGGCGTCGACCGACGAGGCACTCACGTAGTCGTTGCCGGTGCCCTGAGTATCGGTTTCCGACGAGGTCGAGCCACCCTGGTTGCTCGAACAGCCCGCAAGCGCGGTTGCACCCCCCAGTCCGAGAATCTTCAACAGGTCCCTTCGACCCGGCCGGTACAGGGCGTCCGGGCGATCGTCGCCGCCGGAGCCGGATGGCATGGTGTGTGAAAACAGCCTCCAAAGTAAATATCCATCGGTGGGGTGAGTCAGTCGCGTGAAAACGTCCACCTCACCGGGTCGTACGTGGGTGAAGACGGGAGGCCGCATCGGGGTCGGCGACCGCCCGTCCGATCGTCGCGAACGAGTCTCGTGTGACGTGTCTCGTGTGTCGCAGGTCAGCCGTCGCCCTGCTCGTCGACGATGACGACCTCGCCGTCCTCGACGGTGACGTTGATGAGCGTCTTGACCGAGTGGTCGGTGTCGTCGAGCTTGTTCGGCCCCGCCTTCTTGATGACGGCGACCACGTCGACGACCTCGGCACCGATGTGCGACAGCGCGTCGAGGATCGCCGTCATCGTTCCGCCCGTCGAGAGCACGTCGTCGAGGACGAGCACCTTGTCGCCCTCGTACACGTCGTTGATGTACATCGCCGAGTCGGAGTAGCCCGTCGTCTGGTGGAGCGACACCTCGCCTTCGAGGCCATACTGCCGCTTGCGGATGACCACCAGGGGAATGTCGGTCATGAGCGACACCGCGGTCGAGATGTGGATGCCCATCGCCGCCGGCGTGACGATCTTGTCGACGTCCTCGATCTCGGCCTTCCGGATGATCCGGATGACGATCTCGCGGAGCAGCTCCGGTTCGAGCATCGGGACCCCGTCGCTGATGGGGTGGACGAAGTACTGATACTCCTCTTTCTCGATGATTGGTGCGTCGAGGAGCGACTGCCGCAACTGGTCCATGCCGTCGGTACCAGAGGGGGGGAATAAAACGTGGCGGTTCGCGGGCTCCGCTGATTCGTCGGGACGGTTGATGCTCGTGGTCGAACTCCTGCGCCGAGGAATCCCAGCGAGAAAGTACCGCCGAACGGCGAGAGGCGTGCGGACCGAGCGGTCACCAGAGTGGCGACGCCACGTCCTCCCCAGCCGGCTGCGGTCCTCGCCGCCCGCTCCGCTCGCGGCTCCGTTCCTCTCCCCTCGCGCGCGTCGCGGACGAGAAGTACTGCGACGCCACGCGCCACCCCCACACGGCTGTGCCGGTCGGTGTGCGGGTGGCGAGTGGACGAGTCGGCTGGAGGGGAGATCACGAGCGGAGCGTGGAGACTCGAAGCGTCGCGGGTGCATGAGCGAACCCGCGCCACGGTCCCCGTCGGCGACGGCCATGCTGTCGGACGCTCTCGTCCCCACGAAACCCCGGTCGACGTGTCGTCACTCGATCTTGAACACCGCCTCTTCGATCCCCTCGCTCCGGCAGTCCGGACAGCGCGAGGGGTAGTTCACGGGGTCGTCGAAGGCGCTGAACCCGCAGTTGCGACACTCGGGCGGGGCGACCAGGAACCGTTCGTCGTCGCCGTCGAGCGAACGTGCGACGTGTCGGAGGTGGTCGTACACCGTCGAGGCGGGGACGCCGACGCGGGTCGACAGCTCGCTCGCGGTCGCCTGCTCGGTTCGGAGTTCCTCGGCGATGCGTTGTCGCGTCGTGTCGGGGGGCATACGCCGACTCGGCGACGGACGGGCAAACGTCTTACCCCGGGCAACGGCACGGCGAGACGTATCAGGAGAACATAGCAAAGACGAAAACACCCCGGAGAGAAGTGATGGACGGATCATGAAAGCAGTCGTCCTTGCAGGCGGGTACGCCACACGGCTCTGGCCGATCACGAGGCACCGACCGAAGATGTTCCTCCCGATCGGCGACGGGACGGTCATCGACACCATCTTCGAGGAACTGGAGGCGGACGAGCGGGTCGACGAGGTGTTCGTCAGCACCAACGAGTACTTCGCCGACGAGTTCCGGACGTTCATCGACGAGAGCGACTACGAGAAGCCGACGCTCTCTGTCGAGGAGACCGTCGCCGAGGACGAGAAGTTCGGCGTCGTCGGTGCGATGGCCCAGCTCATTGACCGCGAAGAGGTCGACGACGACCTGCTCATCGTCGCCGGTGACAACCTCATCAGCTTCGGGCTATCGAACTTCATCGACTACTTCGAGGAGAAGCAATCGCCGTCGCTCGTCGCCTACGACGTCGGCTCGAAGGAGAAGGCCAAATCGTACGGGCTGGTCGAACTGGAGGGCGACCGCGTGGTGAACTTCCAGGAGAAGCCCGAGGACCCCGCGAGCACGCTCGTCTCGATCGCGTGTTACGTCTACCCCGCCGACACGCTCCCGCTGTTCGACGAGTACCTCTCGAACGACAACAACCCCGACGAGCCCGGCTGGTTCGTCCAGTGGCTCCAGGAGCGCGAGGACGTGTTCGCCTTCACCTTCGACACCGCCTGGTACGACATCGGGACGCCCGAGTCGTACCTCGAAGCGGTCGCCGGCTACCTCGAAGGCGACAACTACATCCACGACGACGCGGTCATCGAGAACTCCGAACTCGGCGAGAACGTCCACGTCATGGCCGGCGCACACATCGAGAACTCGACGATCGACCGCTCGGTCGTCTTCCCCAACGCGACCGTCGTCGACTCCGA
This Salinigranum marinum DNA region includes the following protein-coding sequences:
- a CDS encoding transcriptional regulator, which codes for MPPDTTRQRIAEELRTEQATASELSTRVGVPASTVYDHLRHVARSLDGDDERFLVAPPECRNCGFSAFDDPVNYPSRCPDCRSEGIEEAVFKIE
- a CDS encoding ABC transporter permease; translated protein: MATETDSRQGYGGERGPTSETFEDIDWSEDGGRAVLSRRDLGMLGVLAALGVALAYDYLVVPPNAATVAFALPPGMPLFGDRFVWDVSQLDWLFLLTLVAMVFYVALPLSDNRRLTAYYWRQFRKNRLAVVSLAYLVVVFLIGTLGPVFIPAPELALAQQYQPPVFTTVDSSVPIQCVGEASGGVCHGSFAHPLGTTSDGKDILVLVIYGMQVSMKLGLITTLLVISIGTAVGTVAAYTGGTVDELLMRYVDIQLTFPTFLLYLLLVFLFGGSLFMFIVLFGLTSWGGIARLVRSEALQLREEEYVLAAKSAGADAAYVIRRHLVPNVSSTVITAATLAIPGYILAEAALSFLQLGDPTIPSWGQVIAAGRSDLDTAWWISTFPGFFLFFTILAFNFMGDALRDALDPRADR
- the hpt gene encoding hypoxanthine/guanine phosphoribosyltransferase — protein: MDQLRQSLLDAPIIEKEEYQYFVHPISDGVPMLEPELLREIVIRIIRKAEIEDVDKIVTPAAMGIHISTAVSLMTDIPLVVIRKRQYGLEGEVSLHQTTGYSDSAMYINDVYEGDKVLVLDDVLSTGGTMTAILDALSHIGAEVVDVVAVIKKAGPNKLDDTDHSVKTLINVTVEDGEVVIVDEQGDG
- a CDS encoding ABC transporter substrate-binding protein, whose amino-acid sequence is MPSGSGGDDRPDALYRPGRRDLLKILGLGGATALAGCSSNQGGSTSSETDTQGTGNDYVSASSVDASSLNWISIADQTSGSFIGLTLDATWVITPEQEVFPLWADISTEDGRVYEVQLRDNLQWGAGYGQMTADDWVYLIQEVFQDPDNWSGYPNADDWIRDGEPIPVEQTGDLTFTLSLPEVDPSFPFKPVLWGQNCMPRGILEKYAPSGDVEGLQQDEEVNTLAYSGNLGPYSYETWDRESQFVVTRNEDYYMRELAQNGELDFSGLGGIPDGFADEWADAPYFDRRIVRVIKEESARLGALRRGDVTTAGIPPNKANQFQDLEDVYLNVTPQPFVAVLAYNQRANGWEPFRRKAVRQALAHAVDKQSIAENIYRGYAQVAQTMQPKWTKWYVGDRITDYGVGESYGPEVTRQALADALSDTDYGYDGDTLQNGDGEQVQLSLYFDQGQQTERTTAEFIAQEFQQNAGIAVELSPTSSFIEKFATNSPPEGEEAPWTGGQFNGGPRDVSTSPEPWDMSVNLGFNTYPYTPTSSKAFFEERGGINYYGYVPERDIAGLYEEASRTVDEDERRELLGQAFGYINEEQPFGFVTMSSSIGGYRSQVVGPIEDFASGWDAQTWYFE
- a CDS encoding ABC transporter permease — its product is MRWYVVRRLLWTVVATFIILSVTWGLLAATPNQQAAQLQFQVAQSGGDAEAAGEAFRRARGLDRPLWERYTTYMTNMVTLNWGWSDSRSQPVTEAIWAALPYTAIYSVPTTILSILLGLSIGLYSATHQYTKTDYAATFFAFFGFAIPNFWFGIILLLVFGVQLGWFPVVFDPDVPFFSLAMARQLVLPVIVLTTGTIAGLMRYSRARTLEFVQADFVKTARAKGASEWRVLTRHILRPASPPLVTILISDLLGIFIAASYLVEVVFGIPGLGQLSFRAIIAQDTALVLGTVLIGVFIAIVGNLFQDLAYTVLDPRIDYGDR
- a CDS encoding NDP-sugar synthase — its product is MKAVVLAGGYATRLWPITRHRPKMFLPIGDGTVIDTIFEELEADERVDEVFVSTNEYFADEFRTFIDESDYEKPTLSVEETVAEDEKFGVVGAMAQLIDREEVDDDLLIVAGDNLISFGLSNFIDYFEEKQSPSLVAYDVGSKEKAKSYGLVELEGDRVVNFQEKPEDPASTLVSIACYVYPADTLPLFDEYLSNDNNPDEPGWFVQWLQEREDVFAFTFDTAWYDIGTPESYLEAVAGYLEGDNYIHDDAVIENSELGENVHVMAGAHIENSTIDRSVVFPNATVVDSDIRDSIIDEETHVEDLDLSGALIGAHSRLQPE